One stretch of Synergistetes bacterium HGW-Synergistetes-1 DNA includes these proteins:
- a CDS encoding C4-dicarboxylate ABC transporter permease: protein MDIGLLFGILFTLLALSVPIGISLGVATATTIFVCSHLPLVLIAQNGFTGMDSFPLLAIPFFMLAGSLMTYGGISRRIVAMAECLVGFITGGLAMVTIVACMFFGAISGSAAATVSAIGSFMVPMMVEKKYNPAFAAAVISSAGTIGCIIPPSIPFVVYGVITGTSVSDLFIAGIIPGIIIGIALMIVAFFISKKEKYPKMSSIPTFKTVVKVFVESIWALFVPFIVLGGIYGGIFTPTEAAVVATVYAIIVGKFIYKELTYEITLKAFKDAIMVIGATLFMVGLATSFASYLAMERIPIKVGTFILGFAQSKIIVLLLINAVLLIIGCFVDNISSTIILTPIFLPIVKELGMDPIQFGMIISIGLAIGFSTPPYGCNLFISSTISKVSVEKISVKLIPFIAVMIICQLLFTFIPELSLFLLR from the coding sequence GAATATCCCTTGGCGTAGCTACTGCAACAACAATATTTGTCTGCAGCCATCTCCCTCTCGTATTGATAGCGCAGAACGGTTTTACGGGCATGGATTCTTTCCCGCTGCTGGCAATACCTTTCTTCATGTTAGCGGGTTCCCTGATGACTTATGGCGGAATATCACGCCGTATAGTAGCGATGGCTGAGTGTCTTGTGGGTTTCATCACAGGAGGTCTTGCAATGGTAACAATAGTTGCATGTATGTTCTTTGGCGCCATTTCAGGATCTGCTGCAGCAACGGTCTCTGCTATCGGTTCTTTTATGGTTCCGATGATGGTCGAAAAAAAATATAACCCTGCTTTTGCAGCAGCGGTAATATCTTCTGCAGGTACGATAGGTTGTATCATTCCTCCAAGCATACCTTTTGTCGTGTATGGAGTCATTACTGGAACTTCTGTAAGTGATCTTTTTATCGCTGGCATAATCCCGGGAATAATAATCGGGATCGCGCTGATGATAGTTGCTTTTTTTATCAGCAAGAAAGAAAAATATCCAAAAATGTCAAGCATCCCGACATTCAAGACCGTGGTAAAGGTTTTTGTCGAGTCGATATGGGCACTTTTCGTTCCGTTTATTGTTCTTGGAGGGATATATGGAGGCATCTTCACTCCCACAGAAGCTGCGGTAGTTGCAACCGTTTACGCTATCATAGTAGGGAAATTTATATATAAAGAGCTAACCTATGAAATAACCCTCAAGGCATTTAAGGATGCAATTATGGTTATTGGGGCGACGCTCTTTATGGTCGGACTTGCTACATCGTTTGCGTCGTACCTCGCGATGGAAAGAATTCCAATAAAAGTTGGTACTTTTATATTAGGTTTTGCGCAAAGCAAGATTATTGTGTTGCTTCTTATCAATGCTGTGCTCCTAATCATAGGTTGTTTTGTTGATAATATTTCATCAACGATAATCCTTACTCCAATATTCCTTCCTATTGTTAAAGAACTTGGAATGGACCCTATACAGTTCGGTATGATCATAAGTATTGGTCTTGCAATTGGTTTTTCAACGCCGCCATATGGGTGTAACTTGTTTATTTCTTCTACCATATCAAAGGTCAGTGTGGAAAAAATTTCTGTAAAATTGATACCCTTTATTGCAGTGATGATCATTTGTCAGCTGTTGTTTACATTCATTCCGGAACTTTCACTGTTCCTTTTGAGATAA
- the dapA gene encoding 4-hydroxy-tetrahydrodipicolinate synthase, producing MDKIKGIYTALCTPVIEGKVNEKAMDKLVNFVIENRTAGLVALGGTGEYCALTDEQRIDAVKMTISANKGRVPVVAGIIGPGLPEAINMGNKCKELGADAIMVVTPYYVVANQQGIYEYYMQIMKNVDLPLVLYNIPYRTGVNMLPETVERLLDNDRNGQIVGMKECCPNMGQVLELLSKVKERTSVLTGEEFLFFQEVSCGAKGGILATSNLLPGLWADLFDLITAGELEKASEVVIKVTPLLRLIFAESNPGPLKEAMKMIDIDCGDPLLPLVKPSKIIVESLEKELKKLLAWYK from the coding sequence ATGGATAAAATTAAAGGAATATACACAGCGCTTTGCACTCCAGTTATCGAGGGCAAAGTAAATGAAAAGGCCATGGATAAGTTGGTCAATTTTGTAATTGAAAACAGGACTGCCGGACTTGTTGCTCTCGGGGGCACCGGTGAATATTGTGCACTCACTGATGAGCAGCGTATAGACGCGGTAAAGATGACTATATCTGCAAATAAGGGGCGCGTCCCGGTCGTTGCGGGTATCATTGGTCCTGGGCTCCCTGAGGCCATAAACATGGGCAATAAATGCAAAGAACTAGGCGCCGATGCGATCATGGTAGTTACTCCATATTATGTTGTCGCTAATCAGCAGGGTATTTACGAGTATTACATGCAAATAATGAAAAACGTCGATCTTCCGCTGGTTCTCTATAATATTCCCTATCGTACAGGAGTCAACATGCTTCCTGAAACCGTCGAAAGACTGCTTGATAATGATAGAAATGGACAAATTGTTGGAATGAAAGAATGCTGTCCTAATATGGGGCAGGTTCTTGAACTTTTGTCCAAAGTTAAGGAACGCACGTCTGTGCTCACCGGTGAGGAATTTTTGTTCTTTCAGGAAGTCTCATGTGGGGCAAAAGGCGGAATATTAGCTACATCGAACCTTTTGCCCGGGCTTTGGGCGGACTTGTTTGACCTCATTACTGCAGGAGAGCTCGAAAAAGCATCTGAAGTAGTGATAAAAGTAACTCCATTGTTGCGTTTGATTTTTGCCGAGTCAAACCCAGGACCTTTAAAAGAAGCTATGAAAATGATCGATATCGATTGTGGAGATCCGCTCCTGCCATTGGTAAAACCTTCAAAAATAATAGTAGAATCGTTAGAAAAAGAATTAAAAAAACTTTTAGCATGGTATAAGTAA